In Esox lucius isolate fEsoLuc1 chromosome 3, fEsoLuc1.pri, whole genome shotgun sequence, the sequence CCAATGATCCTGCCACGTAAGGACAGGAATAAGAGGCCTATGATGTTAGTTGTCTTTAGTTTCAGACTTGCTTGCCTGTTCACAACGATGTATTCTTCCTGGTCAGGTCACAGTTAGGCAAATATTctggcccaaattcaaactgcaTTAGGagattctgtctctgtgtgtcagtcCAGTACTATCCTGTGTGAATTAATgtctctgttcttcctctctgttcccAGTACATTCTAGTATGTCAGTGAGCGACCAGCAGACTGTGTTTCAGCGCCCCCCTGTGGGCCGTAGGAAGATTGTCCTAGCTACCAACATTGCTGAGACCTCCATCACTATTGATGACATTGTTCATGTAGTGGATGCGGGTTCTCAGAAGGAGCAGCACTATGATGCACGTACCAAGGTCTGTGTTCACCCCTTCTGACACTGATTAGTTGAATGGAAGCTGCCTTATGACACTAGATGCTTTGTCATTGTATTTTTCATGAAACGTAGCATTTATTATATGTACATTAAATGGCTATGCTCGTGTTATTATCAGATGCTAACTTTCCCATCAGTCCTTACTCAGGGGAGACATGCGTGGTATGATGACCAACAAATGTTGGAGACTGGATTTGGTTCAGTCAGTCTTAGTAACTCATACCAGCTCCTTTATTCTGGCTTGTGGACAAACTTCTTTTGGTAACTAACTAGGCAGTACTTACTAGGACGACTGTCAACATACATCATCAGTTTGTGCAGCAGGCGTGTCCATGTAGCTTCTCATCCTGAGCTAGCAGTATGTCATTAACCGTTTCCCCGCTGGTCCCCAGGTTTCCTGCCTAGACACCGTCTGGATCTCCCGCTCCAACGTCACGCAGCGCCGGGGTAGGGCGGGCCGATGTCAGCCCGGACATGCCTATCACCTGTTCCCACGGAAACAGCTGGAATCCATGAACACCTTCCCTGTGCCTGAGATTTTACGCACCCCTCTTGAGAGCCTGGTGGTGCAGGCCAAGATCCACAGCCCTAAGTTAAAGGTGAGGTCTGTTAAAGGTGAGGTCTGTTAAAGGTGAGGTCTGTTAAAGGTGAGGTCTGTTAAAGGTGAGGTCAGGTGAGGGGATAAAAAAACTTTTCACATTTATTGATATTCTCTTGGCGGATCTCTCCAGGCAGTGGATTTCCTGTCCCAGGTCTTGGACAGCCCGGAGCGTGAGGCTGTGACAGACGCGGTCCGCAACCTACAAGAGATTGGTGAGCCTAAACATCTGTTTTCACCTGAGGAAAATAAATCTTGTATCCCGGCTGTTGGGATTGAGCAAATAGGGTGTTAATTCTTATCAAGGTAGTTTGAGGTCATATTAATGTGTGTTGTAGTTGCTGGTTATGGTTTTGATTCTAGTAGTGCTGAATCTTCTCCCGCAGGCGTTCTGGACAAAACTGAGGCCCTGACCCCATTGGGGGAGAGGGTAGCCGTCCTCTCCTGTGATCCGCGCCTGGGGAAGGTTCTGGTGCTGGCTGCTATGTTCCGCTGTGTCTTACCTCTGCTGTCAGTCACTGCCTGTCTGACCAGAGATCCCTTCCACAACAGCATGCAGAACAGAGCCCTGGTCACCAAGGTCCGACTCCTGCTCAGTCTACATCCACATGAGCAGTCGTTGTTTAAATTGGGCTTGGACAATGTGATGTACTGACCCAGTGTTTGTGACCCAGCGCTATTTCAGTATTTACTTTTTGACCTAAGTCATGCGTTTGGCGAAACACTTCTTACTGTGGATAGATGAttgatttcacacacacacacagtaacaactCTTCCATTCATTTACACCCCCCCCGTCCCTCCAGGCTAAGGAGGCCCTTGGAGGCTCCAGCTACAGTGATTACCTGGTGTTCAGTAGAGCTGTTCTGGGCTGGAGGAGCCTTCAGCACGAGAGGGACCGAGAGACCATCCAGAACTACACAGAAAGATACTCACTCTCTCGAATGGGCCTGCGCTTCATTAACGGTGAGAGAACAACACACTCATAAACTGGGTACTCGGAGGTCTATGATTAACTCTTTATGGCCCCATAAATTAGACCTTCTCATTCATTATTTGTCCTTTGTTAGCAACGGCTTTGCTCTTACACATACTATGGCTGTGgtggttttatttttagaaaaatattgaCCCCCTTATACCTTCCCCAGTGTTGCGATATCAAATGAAATCCAGTTGTTAAATGCCACCCCCTACTCTCCTACCGCTCCAATTCATAGCCCTGTCGGTGTTTACACAGCTCTACTTCCTGTCTGCAGCAGCATTCTGGCCAGTTGCAAGGCGGGTTAGGCATGTGATCAGTGAGACACAACACGGAATCCATATTTGGTTTTGATTTAGACGAGTGGTAGAATCAACCAGTTGGATTGAAGATTCAAGCTGTCCTGTTCATACGTTCATGCTGTTTATGAACTTCCGATGTCTGATGTGTGTTCAAGGCCTAATCGCCCAGTTCAGTGAGAATCTCCTTGAGGCTGGATTGGTGGTGCGTTCAGCCGACTGCCAGAGAGCCTCCTCCCTCTACAACCAACACAGCCACCAAGATGAGCTGGTGAAGGCTGTGCTGCTGGCCGGACTCTACCCCAACCTCATACAGGTACCGTCTCAAACAAACCTTTTGCCCGTGTTCCTGTGGGTTGAGATACATACTGCATCCTGACTGCTGTCTCTGTGGCCCAGGTGAGAAGAGGAGCAGTGACCAAAGGACGCTTCCGTCCTAACAGCCTGTGCTTCCGCACACAGAGTGGTCCAGTGCTCATACACCGCTCATCCATCAataggtgtgtgtctgtgtgggacTTGTATTACTGTACTACATCTACTGTACTACATGACATTTGGCTCAGTAAGGAAAATTGGCtcgtcacacacacaaaaatagaatggatcattttgtttttttaattgaaaaactaTTTCAGGGTTAAAGGATAGGGGAGACGGGGGTTTTCTGTAAGGGTACCGGAGTCATGAACCTAGAAGGTCTTATCTCCACCCCGCACTTTGAatgtttacacaaacacatgaaaacgTGTCCGTCGGTGTGTGATTAGTTTAAGCggactgtgtttgtctgttgttGGGAAATTTTATGACCAGTTTATGCAGGAATCCAGGTAATTCCAAAGGGTTCACATGCTTTGTCTTGCTACCGTCTGTGTGTGCATTAAGCCCTTCTTGTCTTATTCCAGGGGAAAGGAGCAGTTCCCCAGTCGCTGGCTGACCTTCTTCAGTGCCATCAAGTCCAGTGGTAACGTGTTTATCCGAGACTCGTCAGCAGTCCACCCCCTCGCTCTGCTGCTGTTCACAGACTGTGACATCACCGAGAGAGGTGCCTTTCAATTTCCTAACACTTTATGAATAGCCGAGCAGTAGTTAAAAAGGGATTTGTGCTGTGGAGAGATCACCATTCACCAATTACTGCACAAACGTTGGCAGTGACCCTAGAGATGTGTCACTGAGTGCCTCAGTAGTGTTACCAACTCCGGTGTCCGTGGGATTGTGCAGATCAATCCCATCATCTTGAAATTTGGTACAAGTGTGCTGAAAGCTACTAGAGAAGCGCGTCAATTGAAAAGGTAAGAGCCCTGCTTTCTGTCGTTAACTCTTTCTCCCACCTCACCTCCTCAGTGAAAGGTGACCGTGTGGAGGTGGCGTTCCCAGGGAGGTCTCTGGTGCGCTGTGAGCTGTCTGTCCAGACCTGGGAGCTCCTGTGGGAGCTACGGTCCTCCATTCAGACGATGTTGTACCGCAACCTGCGACCTCACGGCTCAGCCAATCACATTGCACAGGACAGCAAGCTCATCTGCCTGTTGGTGGAACTGCTGAACAACACGGAGTCTAATGCAGACCCCCAGACAAACAGTGACCAGAGTGATTCTGAGGTAGACTGATGTGGCACTGGAATACTGGGATGTCAAAGCACTTCACTGTAATTCTTTATATTTGGAAAAACTCTGGTTCTAGTTGGTGGTTAAAGGACTTAACTGTGTCATGGTTATTGCCATTAAAGGCTTCCACCATTTAAAGTAGTTAAGTTGTTCTTCCAAATCAATTGTCCGATCCTGCTGAGTTCCGGCTGGTCATGTGAACTCCTGTCGGGTCATTAGTAAGGATCAGCCAATTAATAATACTAAAATTCCACATGTGGAAATATTGTTAATTTAAGCCGGAATTGCAATTCAAGGAGTTTGGGAAAATTCGGCATGCTCAGAAAGTTCAGCGCTTGAACTTCTATTTAATCTAGGTGTGGACTCTTGCTTAATGGATCTGTGCCACTGTGAATACTGCTGGTTGTATCTCTGCATGATAATAGTTAGTCAGAATTCCACTCTAATTAACTCTTAAAAGCAGAAGTTGAATGGAAGCTGAACTTTATCTAGTGAAGTCAGCTTTACGGATGAACTGTCAATATGCCTTGTCATAGATCTTCAGTGACAAAAGAATGAATGCATAAAATTGTTGACATATATTTATTGTTAATAATAATGGTTTAAATATGGTATGTCTGACGATATAAATGTTATAAACAAGGTTACTTGTTGGTTTTTGTATTCTCCATACTGTCTGCCAAGTCAAACATATTCTTAATTACTGGTTTATAATAAAGTTAAGTGAAGCAAGTTTTCAGGAAAACTCTTTGAGGAAGTTCAGGTGGAAGTTCTTCAGGCGTCGTAGTACTTCTTCCATGGTGTCCACTGGGGTCAGGACACGCAGtctgcagagagagaaaagaggaccTGTAACGCTCTGttgcaatgccagggttgtagGTTACTCTCCAGGGGGTCAGAGATCAGTCAGAGGTCAGTCAGAGGTTAGTGTACCTGATGTGGTAGGTGCCTTCCTTCTGTCCATACTCACAACCTGGgcccacacacactcctgccTCCTCAAGGAGTAGTTTACAATACCACAGGTCTGGCTGCATTCCCAGTTCCTGTAACCCACAAAGGAACACTTGTGTTGGAAGATTTTTCCAGATGAATTAGGTGTTGGATTTTGAGTCTCTTGTTTTTATGGTATAAATATTTTGGGAAATGGCCGTGAGACAACCCCAGTGTTTCAAAGTGCGGTTTACAGGGTAATATACGTTTTACAGTGTAATGTAATATACGTTTTACAGTGTAATATACGCCCTGTGACTAACCTCAGCCTTGCGGACGGCTCCTTGGGGTAGATGTAATCGGGGCAGTATGAAGGCTCCTCCTGTAATTGGCTGACAGCTGATACCTGGGATGTTGTTCAGGACCTCCAGGACTCGACTCATGTTATGGACCAGCATGGCCTTGATAGTTTTGATCTCCTATTGGAAAGGAGGGGTTCAGGGTTTAGATATGAATGTGCTGTATTGGATATTGAGGTACTGTTGTTAATAGGAACAGAAATAAACGTAAGTAGTATTATTTTGATGAACTATTTCTTTGAGGCATCAACTTCCAGAGAACTATTGTCATACTCCGTTTGACCAATTCTTACATGGTATTATTGTGACACATATGCAGTCTATTAGGCCTTACCTTGTCATGGATTATTTAGTAACTTATCTTAATGGGTCTCACCTGGGCATAAACCGGGTAAGAGGGGTCACCTGGTCTGGGAGGATTAACCATGAGGTCCAGGGCGAGCTGACCAGTCACAGCCGGAGAGGAGTCAGTCAAGAATATGTTGTAGATGTACTTCTTAACTTCAGGGTCAAGGTTCACCAGCTCTACATACCCCCCTCGTAGCCCACACCTGGACAAACTCCCCAGTCATAAAAAGCATACCAAACAGCCTGATGTCGCCACCGCAATACTTGAGAATGCCGAAGGTTTCGCTCTGTTGTATTAGacctaaatatattaaacataatGGATGGATTGGATTGGATTTTGTTACACGGCAACTGTAATAGGCTTAATAGTTAATGAGGTAATGAGATCCAGAGTTCTGTAGATTACAGTATGCTACAGTATGCTACAATGTGCTACAGTATGCGCAACTGTATATTGCTTTATATAGCCGGTGCCGTTCTACTTACTCTCCCATAAAGCCTTTGGATACTGAATGGAAGGAGGCTAGCTCCACTTGGTGTGAGAGAGGAGGTCCCATCTCAGACAGAACCTTTTTATAGGAGACGAACTCAGTGTCTTCCCCAAAAATACTGTCCTGATACACCTGTGGATCAAATGGAACAGAGGGGAAtacagaaaacaatgaaacgTTAACATAGAGAACTAAAGAGTCTGTTAACGATGAGAACTGATTTACCCGGACAGTAAACTGAAAGGTCACCTCATCAGCCATGAGGAAGAGCCTTTCCTCAGCAGCAAATCGGATCACCTCTTCAATTGACGTTCGGCTTTGAACATGACCTTGTTACAAcaagataataataattactgCCAAATGGTAAATTgtctttgaaaaatgtatgcttcACATTCTTCAGATATTCAGTGGGTTGACGGGCCGTCGTGGAACCGGACTGGCCCATTACCAGTAGGGTTGCCCGGGTTGATGACATACAGGGCGACTGGATTGCAGACATCCTTAAACTCCCTTAGCACTCTACGTAACTCCTCCACCCGCAGTTCCCAACCACGCTCCTCCTCTAGGTAGTAGGGAATAACAGCTCCACCAAGCCCCTCCACTGCCATTTTAAATGTCGAGTAGGTGGACATAGGGGTCAGGACACCTATTGGGAGTGAGGCCTGATTGTGGATCAACAGCTTCAACACATGCTAAAAGCAGAGAGCAGATCGTGGAGAGATTAGTTAAGAGACGATTGGTGATGAGATTGACTGTGATGGTGCCGAACTTGAGTCTGACCGTTAGTGAAATCTGAGAACCAGACGACAGGAAGATATTTTCAGGGGATGACGGCACACCACCGTCTCGTCGAGAGATGAACCTGGCCAGATTAGACCGTATGTAAGGGATTCCAGCAGTGGCTGTGTAGGAGCctgaaaaagaagaaagaataGGAATGCATGTCAAATAGAAATCCAGGTAAATCATCTCATGGCATCCAATGTCAGCCTTACTACAGTCACTAGTTAACACTTGCAGACCTAGTTCACAACCGGCCCGAATGCATTTCTCCTTACCAACACTCTCCCCATCACATACATCCAGCAGCCTTTGGGCCCTCCGTCTAACATCGACTGGCAGTTTGTCACTGTGGATCAGCTGAGGGTACATGCAGGCTGCAAGAACCTGGCAGTCACACAAACacgttttgtttttctatttctttggGGGCCAGACTCCAAACCATAACCATAAAAtgaaccccaattctaacactaaccccaaaTGTGAGATTTAAAAGGAATCTAACCTTTAAGGCAGAAATAGCTTATTTAATAACTTGTGGGGACTGAactttcaggttttactatctttgtggagACATCTGAAAAAGTTATAGTGAAAGCAGGATTTTCCAAAAACTGAGGGTTTAAGAGGAGCAGTTAACTACTCAACTGTTTCTGTATGTATCCAGGTTAGCAGTGGGTACATATAGAAACAAAGGTCAGAAGAGTTTTACCTGTCGGACAAAGGTCAAGGGTTTGACCCCTCCTCTGTGTGGGTCTCCCCAGCAGACATCTATCACATCCTTATAAGACTTCCTCACTCCCTGtgaaacattacatattgtgtATTATAAAGCCAATGAACACTTTATGCATGtacaaataaatgtacagtCAGTATAGACACAGTATAGTGATACATGCGACTTGAGTATGAAGGTAGCTCTGTGGGTCAAATATGTTTGAAGAGATCTTACCTGTGTGAGCTCTGTTTTGATCTGTGCAGCTCGTTTCACCAAGGGTTCCAGCTCTGTTGGATTAATGCTCCGCACCTTGGGGCTGATCTCTCTCACGCTCAGAAAAGACATTCTATTCTCACAATATCCGGTCCTCTTAGACAGGACAGTATCTAAAGTAATGTTGGATGTTTTCTCCTGCTGTTGCTGAGGAGGCGAGAGGTAGTGAATGTGTTGCCTCTCTGACAGATCTACAgctggaatatacagtatgtcacagaACACCTCTTAAATTTTCTGTTGATTTTATGGACAGTCAACTTCTGTTAATAAGTTATTGGCATGTGCATTCATtaacacccccaaaacagttCTGTTAAGACATGCCCAGACTCATTATCTagtgcagtggttctcaaactatGGTACGGTGCTCCCTTTAATGGATAATTATTCAGTGAAATATCTTCTGAGGTGGTATGCGGTGTAAAacatttgagaaccactgatctagtgcatacagacagagacaagatGGCAATAATTAGCATTCAGTGTTAATTACTTATTCTCACACCCTCTCATTTCTCCATGGTCCAtttttctttgtcatatttGGCCCTAATAGGCCCTACTTGGACTAATGAATCCTTAGTCCCACCATAACAAATGGCATTAAGCAGATGCTTTTACAAAAAGCAACTTCCAGCCATGCATGCATGGGGTTTGAGCATATGGGTGGTCCCAAGAATGAAACCCTATTCTGGATCTGCAAGTAGTGCAGGATTAGGATATCATAGACCCCTATTTTTATAagcctaataaaaaaaaaagacattcatCTAAAAACTGCGCTACAGattgcaaattttttttttgaaagatgGTTAAAATTCTTGTTAAGAAGTATTGTAGTAATGATTGCAAACCAAAACATGAAATTGGTCACATATTTTAATATGTTAGTCCATGGATTTTTAGACTGACCTGAGGACAGTCTGGTGGAAAAGTCCAGTTTTATGTAGTTTGATCTAAAGTTTCCTTCCTTCTGTGGTGGCTTTAATCCATGTAATCCCACAAGACATCAGTGACCATTGCCCTTAACAGCTTGGTAGAAGTTGATGTTCTACTCATCAACAAATGAGTCATATATTATGCATAACGAAGGTGTCTAGAATGGCTCAAAAATGTCCCAAGACCAACAGAACAAATGTCCATGGTTTACTTATGCAGAGAAATATGGTAACATTTGGTATTcaactgctaaaaaaaaatattgctgaaaatgtaaaacattgtctttgcaattattttgcaatgttttcaaTTGATGGGACAGTGAACATCTTGTTTATTCATTTGATCCTATACTCCAAAAGTCtgaatttcaaatcaaacaattactataacgttaaaatgtatattatatttttattaaattttttggtACTTTCGTACATATTGGTTTCACGATTTAGAAATGATGAAACTTTTTATACGTAGTTTCAGACAAATAAATCCAGCAGAACACAATTTTTATTTGCTGAAgatgaaatataaacaaaactcAAACAATAGAAAATGGCTGCAGTATAGCCCTAGTAGGGGGCCAAGTCAGGGGGTGAGGCCGTATTGCATGCAAAGGAAATGCAACCAAACAGTAAATATAAGATTTGGCCCAATATGGATGGTATAGTATATTACGGATTGGCACTTGGAATATGCAGGCCGAACAATAGTGGGCAACGGGAATGAGGTGTTGGCAAAGGACCATAGGGTCTTCTACAAAAGTAGGGAATTCAGGCGTATGACATGTTTTACAAacttataaaatataatatgacAAAGCACCATGGGTTAGTAGATGTGCATAGTGGTATGTTTGGGAATTATTTGGGAACGAATAGgtaattgtatttttctttagaAAAACCAAATATTCATGGTTTTTCATCCATACCTCATGATTAATCATAGGCGCATTGATAATGAGAGAGCATTATCATACAACTAGAAAATAATATTCACGTTGAAACAGATATTCAAATGCTCACTTTTTTACTGTCGGACCATATTGATGAACTCCGTGTTCCATCGGAGGTAAATAAAGGACGTACCACACTACTtcctgtttttatattttttttgacgTTCCGTTTTTAACTAGGTAGCTAGTGCGGGCATTTTTAGAGAGACAGCTATAATGAAACTACATATCTTTACTCTCAAGTAGGCTTTTGACGTCACATTTAGCTTTTTGGGGTTGATAGAACTGTGGTTCCCAATTGTTGTTGTGGGAGATGGCACTGAGCTCGGGTGGTTGGGCTCAAACGCCTGTGCCAGCACCATCCCAGTCTGTACATGGTGGAGGGCCCGCGCTGGCTAGCTGTAATACCGTTTTGATGTCAGTACGAGTTTCGGTTTGCCATTCTGGAATTCGACCACTTTGTCTTCCTGGGACAGGCGATGAGGCTCTCCGTCTTCAGCTTAGCATGGACCCCAGCAAGGCTGGAGAATTTCGGTTAGCACTAAGGGACAGTAGCGGAAGCGGCCGTAGTGTGGTAAGTACTGCTCTGTAAAGATTGCTACCTAATTAGGCTGATTTCATCAGTATATGATGCAATGCTAGGCAAAGAAATACTGTTTTTGTCATTCTGAGTTGGAATGTTGTTGAATCTAATTATACAGTAATTCCATTGTTGGGAAATGGTCTTGTGATGTTAATAGCGACTTATGTCTTTCAAGCAAAATAGTAAACATCAAAGCAAGTACATTAACTGCCACAAGGGTTTACAGTCTGGGATATTCAAATCGTAcatattatttacataaaaaaaaaaaagtctaatcaAATCATGCACCCTCTCCCAGTTCATAGCAGAGTTTGATCTGCGCTCTGTGCAGTATGAGGTGAAGTCACCACGTCTTCACGAGATGCGTCTGGTGACACCCCCCCACGACTGCATCCGCTTCAACTTTCGCTGTGACAGAGAAGCTGAGCAGTGGGCCACTGTCGTGATGTCTTCGCTAAGAGAGGCACACAGAGGTCAGAGGGCACCATGGTCTGTCTCCCTACTATAGAGAGCATGGCAGTGTTTTCCTCTTGTAATGTACTTACTTGCAAGCGTTTCTGTCTTGCCTTAAAAGGGACCCCTTAGGACACCGTACTATGACCAATAAAACGGCGGGTTAACAAGTGGACACACGTCTCCCAATTGACCAGTCTGTCGTTTTC encodes:
- the LOC105019258 gene encoding alanine aminotransferase 1-like; its protein translation is MSFLSVREISPKVRSINPTELEPLVKRAAQIKTELTQGVRKSYKDVIDVCWGDPHRGGVKPLTFVRQVLAACMYPQLIHSDKLPVDVRRRAQRLLDVCDGESVGSYTATAGIPYIRSNLARFISRRDGGVPSSPENIFLSSGSQISLTHVLKLLIHNQASLPIGVLTPMSTYSTFKMAVEGLGGAVIPYYLEEERGWELRVEELRRVLREFKDVCNPVALYVINPGNPTGHVQSRTSIEEVIRFAAEERLFLMADEVYQDSIFGEDTEFVSYKKVLSEMGPPLSHQVELASFHSVSKGFMGECGLRGGYVELVNLDPEVKKYIYNIFLTDSSPAVTGQLALDLMVNPPRPGDPSYPVYAQEIKTIKAMLVHNMSRVLEVLNNIPGISCQPITGGAFILPRLHLPQGAVRKAEELGMQPDLWYCKLLLEEAGVCVGPGCEYGQKEGTYHIRLRVLTPVDTMEEVLRRLKNFHLNFLKEFS